A single window of Vigna unguiculata cultivar IT97K-499-35 chromosome 1, ASM411807v1, whole genome shotgun sequence DNA harbors:
- the LOC114193925 gene encoding receptor-like protein EIX1 has protein sequence MVCFSSQSQFRVLLVLVYAITIHKGVCSTNVKLSCNEKDRSPLLLFKHSVKDHSNKLSSWSSGEDCCAWKGVLCDNTTGRVTRLDLNQQYLEGEINLSLLQIEFLTYLDLSMNDFTALIHPPLSTAHFNLSYLEYLDLSFNEDLHFNNLQWLSQLPPSLKCLNLSEINLENETNWLQTMAMHHPSLLELRLASCGLVNMSPFVKFVNFTSLLTLDLSGNYFDSELPYWLFNVSSDIFHIDLSFNNLKGRIPKSLLNLRNLESLRLSNNELTGPIPDWLGEHERLQHLVLSENLFNGPFPSTLGNLSSLTELGVSSGFLSGNLTDTIGQLSNLRTLFIGGSLSGVLSEKHFSKLFNLESLVLNSGFSFDIDPKWIPPFQLREVSLKNTNLGPTFPEWLYTQTTLEALDTSFSKLSSINADKFWSFVAKIRAINLSFNAISADLSNVTLESEYAILACNNFRGTLPRISSNVFMINMANNSLSGPISPFLCHKSGKKSALGYLDISINSLSGVIPNCWENWRSLTFLFIGNNRLEGEIPPSIELLNEIIVMDFNKNNLSGEFSLDLSNMKSLVFINLGHNSFSGVVPTKMPESMQVMILRSNQFSSNIPQQLCSLPSLIQLDLSQNKLVGSIPPCVCNVSSMDGERRIRHFRFTFDLFWKGRELGYRDIGLLRNLDLSSNNLSGEIPTELFGLTQLLFLNLSRNHLKGKIPIKIGGMKNLESLDLSNNHLSGTIPRTISNLTFLSYLNLSYNDFSGEIPLGTQLESFDAWSYVGNPKLCGLPLPKNCSNTHQRVGSGANNSQNESLYLGMVGGFVVGLWGVWGSLFINRAWRHKYFLMLNHVADWLYEVIVLKINHFSRVRASAR, from the coding sequence ATGGTTTGTTTCTCATCACAATCACAGTTTCGTGTTTTACTAGTTTTGGTGTATGCAATAACGATTCACAAAGGTGTGTGTAGTACAAATGTGAAGCTGAGTTGCAATGAAAAAGATCGATCTCCATTGCTGCTATTCAAACACAGCGTCAAAGATCATTCCAACAAGCTCTCATCTTGGTCCAGTGGAGAAGATTGCTGTGCGTGGAAAGGAGTGTTGTGTGACAACACCACAGGGAGAGTCACAAGACTTGATCTGAACCAACAGTACTTGGAAGGTGAAATCAATCTATCTCTTcttcaaattgaatttttgaCCTACTTGGACTTGAGCATGAATGATTTCACAGCTTTAATTCATCCACCTCTTTCTACTGCACATTTCAACTTATCTTACCTTGAATACCTGGACTTATCCTTCAATGAAGATCTTCATTTCAACAATCTTCAATGGCTTTCTCAACTTCCTCCTTCGTTGAAATGTCTAAATCTCAGTGAGATTAATCTTGAAAATGAAACAAACTGGCTTCAAACCATGGCCATGCATCATCCTTCTCTGTTAGAGTTGAGATTGGCAAGTTGTGGGTTAGTCAACATGAGCCCTTTTGTCAAGTTTGTGAATTTTACATCACTTCTCACACTTGACTTGTCTGGGAATTACTTTGACTCTGAGTTGCCTTATTGGTTGTTTAACGTTAGCAGTGACATTTTCCACATCGACCTTAGCTTCAATAATTTAAAGGGTAGAATCCCCAAGAGCTTGCTTAATCTTCGAAATCTTGAATCTTTGAGATTGTCAAATAACGAACTTACTGGACCAATTCCGGATTGGTTAGGGGAGCATGAACGTCTGCAACATCTTGTTCTTTCTGAAAACTTGTTTAACGGTCCCTTTCCTTCCACTCTTGGAAACCTTTCATCCTTAACTGAATTAGGTGTTAGCTCCGGTTTCTTGAGTGGTAATCTTACAGACACAATTGGCCAACTCTCTAACTTGAGGACTTTGTTCATTGGAGGCTCATTGTCTGGTGTTCTATCTGAGAAGCACTTCTCCAAACTCTTTAACTTGGAATCACTTGTCCTGAATTCAGGTTTTTCTTTTGACATTGATCCTAAATGGATTCCTCCTTTCCAACTTCGTGAAGTTAGCTTGAAAAACACAAATCTAGGTCCTACTTTTCCAGAATGGCTATACACACAAACGACACTAGAAGCTCTAGACACTTCTTTTTCCAAACTTTCTTCCATAAATGCAGACAAGTTTTGGAGTTTTGTAGCCAAAATCAGAGCCATTAACTTGTCCTTCAACGCAATCAGTGCAGACTTGTCAAATGTCACTCTAGAATCTGAATATGCAATATTGGCTTGCAACAACTTCAGAGGAACACTCCCACGTATATCATCAAATGTCTTCATGATTAATATGGCAAACAATTCCTTGTCTGGACCCATTTCTCCCTTTCTGTGTCATAAATCAGGCAAGAAAAGTGCATTGGGTTACTTGGATATATCAATTAATTCATTGAGCGGAGTGATTCCCAATTGCTGGGAGAATTGGAGAAGTTTGACATTCCTTTTCATTGGCAACAATAGGCTAGAAGGTGAGATTCCTCCATCAATTGAGCTGTTAAATGAAATCATTGTGATGGACTTCAACAAGAACAACTTGTCTGGGGAGTTTTCACTGGACTTGTCAAACATGAAATCGTTGGTATTCATCAACCTTGGACATAACAGTTTTTCTGGAGTTGTACCAACAAAGATGCCAGAGAGTATGCAAGTGATGATATTGAGATCCAATCAATTTAGTAGCAACATTCCGCAACAACTGTGCAGCCTTCCCTCTCTGATACAACTTGATCTTTCACAGAATAAACTTGTTGGATCCATTCCTCCTTGTGTCTGCAACGTTAGTTCCATGGATGGTGAAAGAAGAATAAGACATTTCAGGTTTACTTTCGATTTGTTTTGGAAAGGTCGAGAGTTGGGGTACAGAGACATTGGTCTGTTGAGAAATTTGGATCTCTCATCAAACAATCTGTCTGGAGAGATCCCCACTGAACTCTTTGGCCTCACTCAATTGTTGTTCTTGAACTTGTCTAGAAATCATTTAAAGGGAAAGATACCAATCAAGATTGGTGGCATGAAAAATTTGGAGTCTCTCGATCTCTCCAACAATCACCTTTCAGGGACAATTCCCAGAACAATATCCAATTTAACTTTTCTGAGTTATCTCAATCTGTCGTACAATGATTTCAGCGGAGAAATCCCATTGGGGACTCAACTTGAGAGCTTTGATGCATGGAGCTATGTTGGGAATCCCAAACTATGTGGACTTCCTCTGCCAAAAAATTGCTCCAACACACACCAGAGAGTGGGAAGTGGTGCAAACAACTCACAGAATGAGTCACTCTATCTTGGGATGGTAGGTGGATTTGTTGTTGGCTTGTGGGGAGTGTGGGGTTCTTTGTTCATCAACAGAGCATGGAGacacaaatattttcttatgttGAATCATGTAGCAGATTGGCTTTATGAGGTTATAGTTCTCAAGATCAATCATTTTTCTCGGGTAAGAGCAAGTGCTAGATGA
- the LOC114193931 gene encoding vacuolar protein sorting-associated protein 9A-like isoform X1, translated as MLPLPLFQFQSLMNWDYSININNMNTDTVAESRSTTPFTDCLNRMHHPASLDLVRSIKSFIVSFSFYQPKPENDGKRVQDFFLSMEAAMRDHPLWTTASEEDIDCALEGLEKYVMIKLFSRTFSATPEDAKIDNEISEKISLLQTFLKPEHLDIPPILQNEASLLLAEKELLKINAFKSPHEKLLSILNCCRVINNVLLNVAMSEHVPAGADDFLPVLIYVTIKANPSKLHSNLKFIKLFRRQEKLISEAEYYFTNLVSATSFIVDLNAKSLSMDENKFEESMQAAKLMNKVTNESSSTCQMSQQQNNECSFSEKMPHKPNATGVFEVLEHGSNYPYMEAESKGLTVGDVEMLLSDYKDLVNKYTILCKAISCLSTSEREPLLRQIEKQSAATLISHHPGTHQHN; from the exons ATGCTCCCTCTTCCTCTGTTTCAGTTTCAATCTCTCATGAATTGGGATTATTCCATTAACATCAACAACATGAACACGGACACTGTCGCAGAGTCAAGATCAACAACGCCTTTCACTGATTGTCTCAATCGCATGCATCACCCTGCTTCCCTTGACCTCGTTCGATCCATCAAGAG cTTTATAGTATCCTTTTCATTTTACCAACCGAAACCTGAAAATGATGGGAAAAGAGTTCAAGATTTTTTTCTGTCAATGGAAGCAGCAATGCGAGATCATCCACTGTGGACAACTGCCTCTGAAGAAGACATTGATTGTGCCTTGGAG GGTTTAGAAAAATACGTAATGATTAAATTGTTCTCTCGAACATTTTCTGCTACTCCTGAGGATGCTAAGATTGACAATGAAATCTCTGAGAAAATAAGCTTGCTCCAAACCTTTCTGAAGCCTGAACATTTGGATATACCGCCAATTCTTCAAAATGAAGCTTCATTGCTG CTTGCAGAGAAAGAATTGCTGAAAATCAATGCCTTCAAATCTCCCCATGAGAAGCTCCTGAGCATTTTGAATTGTTGCAGAGTCATCAACAATGTGTTGCTAAATGTTGCAATGTCTGAGCATGTTCCTGCTGGGGCAGATGACTTTCTTCCTGTGCTCATATATGTTACGATCAAG GCAAATCCTTCAAAGTTGCATTCtaacctcaaattcatcaagttGTTCAGAAGGCAAGAAAAACTTATATCAGAAGCTGAATATTATTTCACAAATCTAGTGTCAGCAACGTCATTTATAGTTGACTTAAATGCCAAATCACTTTCAATGGACGAAAACAAATTTGAGGAGAGCATGCAAGCAGCCAAGTTGATGAATAAAGTCACAAATGAATCATCCTCTACATGTCAAATGAGCCAGCAACAGAACAACGAGTGCAGTTTCTCAGAGAAAATGCCCCACAAACCTAATGCTACTGGAG TGTTTGAAGTTTTAGAACATGGATCAAATTATCCTTACATGGAAGCAGAGAGCAAAGGGCTAACAGTTGGAGATGTGGAGATGCTATTAAGTGACTACAAGGATTTAGTTAATAAGTACACAATTCTGTGCAAAGCTATTAGTTGTCTTTCCACGTCAGAGAGAGAACCCCTCCTTCGTCAGATAGAGAAACAGAGTGCAGCAACTCTGATTTCACACCATCCAGGTACCCAccaacataattaa
- the LOC114193931 gene encoding vacuolar protein sorting-associated protein 9A-like isoform X2: protein MLFQSLMNWDYSININNMNTDTVAESRSTTPFTDCLNRMHHPASLDLVRSIKSFIVSFSFYQPKPENDGKRVQDFFLSMEAAMRDHPLWTTASEEDIDCALEGLEKYVMIKLFSRTFSATPEDAKIDNEISEKISLLQTFLKPEHLDIPPILQNEASLLLAEKELLKINAFKSPHEKLLSILNCCRVINNVLLNVAMSEHVPAGADDFLPVLIYVTIKANPSKLHSNLKFIKLFRRQEKLISEAEYYFTNLVSATSFIVDLNAKSLSMDENKFEESMQAAKLMNKVTNESSSTCQMSQQQNNECSFSEKMPHKPNATGVFEVLEHGSNYPYMEAESKGLTVGDVEMLLSDYKDLVNKYTILCKAISCLSTSEREPLLRQIEKQSAATLISHHPGTHQHN, encoded by the exons ATGCTG TTTCAATCTCTCATGAATTGGGATTATTCCATTAACATCAACAACATGAACACGGACACTGTCGCAGAGTCAAGATCAACAACGCCTTTCACTGATTGTCTCAATCGCATGCATCACCCTGCTTCCCTTGACCTCGTTCGATCCATCAAGAG cTTTATAGTATCCTTTTCATTTTACCAACCGAAACCTGAAAATGATGGGAAAAGAGTTCAAGATTTTTTTCTGTCAATGGAAGCAGCAATGCGAGATCATCCACTGTGGACAACTGCCTCTGAAGAAGACATTGATTGTGCCTTGGAG GGTTTAGAAAAATACGTAATGATTAAATTGTTCTCTCGAACATTTTCTGCTACTCCTGAGGATGCTAAGATTGACAATGAAATCTCTGAGAAAATAAGCTTGCTCCAAACCTTTCTGAAGCCTGAACATTTGGATATACCGCCAATTCTTCAAAATGAAGCTTCATTGCTG CTTGCAGAGAAAGAATTGCTGAAAATCAATGCCTTCAAATCTCCCCATGAGAAGCTCCTGAGCATTTTGAATTGTTGCAGAGTCATCAACAATGTGTTGCTAAATGTTGCAATGTCTGAGCATGTTCCTGCTGGGGCAGATGACTTTCTTCCTGTGCTCATATATGTTACGATCAAG GCAAATCCTTCAAAGTTGCATTCtaacctcaaattcatcaagttGTTCAGAAGGCAAGAAAAACTTATATCAGAAGCTGAATATTATTTCACAAATCTAGTGTCAGCAACGTCATTTATAGTTGACTTAAATGCCAAATCACTTTCAATGGACGAAAACAAATTTGAGGAGAGCATGCAAGCAGCCAAGTTGATGAATAAAGTCACAAATGAATCATCCTCTACATGTCAAATGAGCCAGCAACAGAACAACGAGTGCAGTTTCTCAGAGAAAATGCCCCACAAACCTAATGCTACTGGAG TGTTTGAAGTTTTAGAACATGGATCAAATTATCCTTACATGGAAGCAGAGAGCAAAGGGCTAACAGTTGGAGATGTGGAGATGCTATTAAGTGACTACAAGGATTTAGTTAATAAGTACACAATTCTGTGCAAAGCTATTAGTTGTCTTTCCACGTCAGAGAGAGAACCCCTCCTTCGTCAGATAGAGAAACAGAGTGCAGCAACTCTGATTTCACACCATCCAGGTACCCAccaacataattaa
- the LOC114193931 gene encoding vacuolar protein sorting-associated protein 9A-like isoform X3 — protein MLPLPLFQFQSLMNWDYSININNMNTDTVAESRSTTPFTDCLNRMHHPASLDLVRSIKSFIVSFSFYQPKPENDGKRVQDFFLSMEAAMRDHPLWTTASEEDIDCALEGLEKYVMIKLFSRTFSATPEDAKIDNEISEKISLLQTFLKPEHLDIPPILQNEASLLLAEKELLKINAFKSPHEKLLSILNCCRVINNVLLNVAMSEHVPAGADDFLPVLIYVTIKANPSKLHSNLKFIKLFRRQEKLISEAEYYFTNLVSATSFIVDLNAKSLSMDENKFEESMQAAKLMNKVTNESSSTCQMSQQQNNECSFSEKMPHKPNATGVKCCSV, from the exons ATGCTCCCTCTTCCTCTGTTTCAGTTTCAATCTCTCATGAATTGGGATTATTCCATTAACATCAACAACATGAACACGGACACTGTCGCAGAGTCAAGATCAACAACGCCTTTCACTGATTGTCTCAATCGCATGCATCACCCTGCTTCCCTTGACCTCGTTCGATCCATCAAGAG cTTTATAGTATCCTTTTCATTTTACCAACCGAAACCTGAAAATGATGGGAAAAGAGTTCAAGATTTTTTTCTGTCAATGGAAGCAGCAATGCGAGATCATCCACTGTGGACAACTGCCTCTGAAGAAGACATTGATTGTGCCTTGGAG GGTTTAGAAAAATACGTAATGATTAAATTGTTCTCTCGAACATTTTCTGCTACTCCTGAGGATGCTAAGATTGACAATGAAATCTCTGAGAAAATAAGCTTGCTCCAAACCTTTCTGAAGCCTGAACATTTGGATATACCGCCAATTCTTCAAAATGAAGCTTCATTGCTG CTTGCAGAGAAAGAATTGCTGAAAATCAATGCCTTCAAATCTCCCCATGAGAAGCTCCTGAGCATTTTGAATTGTTGCAGAGTCATCAACAATGTGTTGCTAAATGTTGCAATGTCTGAGCATGTTCCTGCTGGGGCAGATGACTTTCTTCCTGTGCTCATATATGTTACGATCAAG GCAAATCCTTCAAAGTTGCATTCtaacctcaaattcatcaagttGTTCAGAAGGCAAGAAAAACTTATATCAGAAGCTGAATATTATTTCACAAATCTAGTGTCAGCAACGTCATTTATAGTTGACTTAAATGCCAAATCACTTTCAATGGACGAAAACAAATTTGAGGAGAGCATGCAAGCAGCCAAGTTGATGAATAAAGTCACAAATGAATCATCCTCTACATGTCAAATGAGCCAGCAACAGAACAACGAGTGCAGTTTCTCAGAGAAAATGCCCCACAAACCTAATGCTACTGGAG TAAAATGTTGCAGTGTTTGA